GTGCAGCAGCATGTACTTCCCGTTGATCCGTTGGGGGAACAGGGTCACATCTTTGTTAGGGGGTGGGAGAATCATGCCGATGCGTTCTACGTGTACAAAATCGGTGGTGACGGCCAAGCCTACACCTGGCCCATGCTCGGATACGGCTGTATAGGTGATCCAGTATTTACCCTCCAGAAACGTAATGCGGGCATCTTCAATACCAAAGGCTTCATCAAGGCGGGCTGGGAATAAAAAAGGTTTATTCTCAATCTGAAAGTGAATACCATCCCGACTGCGGGCCAGTCGCAAATGGCTCATCGAGGTTAAATAAACTTTTCCGTTTAGCGAAAGCAAGCGGGGGTCGTAAGGTTCGCTGGGTTCCGGAAATTGTTTGATCGACAGCGTAGGGATGCCATCTACTACGTCGATGAGTGGGATACGAATAAAGCCTGGTTCAGCTTTTGGGGCTTCGGCCACGCGTACTAGAAGAATAACTTCATCGTTGAAGAGGCAGGCTGCCGGATTAAAGGCGCCCAGAACGTCAAATCCTTCAACGCTCGGTTTGACATCATGGGTTTGCAGAATAGGTTGATCAGACAACCGTCGGAGCTGGTAATTCTTCATTAGCTGAGCCAAAAAGCTATTTTTTTCCAGTTGATGCAACAATTGTGGCACTATTATGCATAAACTTGATAGCAGGCTTGTAGTTTTGAGCTTTTATTGAATAAGTTTGAGCGCTGGCTAAACCTTACGGGAAAGAGCCGCGTTATGTCGAGTGAACCAACATTTATCCTTTATTGACCATGATTTACCAGCCAACGTTTGATCAGGATGAAGACGTGCTGATGTTGAACCCTGATCCCAAATTTGCTTTTGATGATGATGATGATTTTGACGACGATGACGTTGACTTTGATGAAATAGACGACCCCGGTGTCGATTCAGAGTTTGGGGCCGATGATCTGGAGGATTTCGATGAAGACGATCTGGAAGAACTGGATGATGATGACATCGAAGACGATCTGGACGACGATAGTATGGAATAATTAGCCCGGCATGTATAACTCAGAGATCGATTTCTGAGTTATACGCTTGTCGAACCAAATACACCGTTATGAAACCAGATCCGGCTGAAGAGCCCTTAGTGACTACTAAACATGCGGATGAGGAGGGCACAGCTCCCGATTCTGAAACCCAGTCGTCGGCTGCCAGTGAAGCTGGTGATCGCACCACCGAAGATGGCTCCCGCGCTCCCAACGACCCCGCCGAAGGAGCTTAATCCAATGATTGAATGAGTGAGTGATAGAATGATTGAATAGGCTGACGCAAGCTTTTTTATTCAATCATTCTATCACTCACTCATTCAATTATTACAGAAAGCAGCGTCTGGCATTTCATCTCGGTTTCCTGCCATTCGCGCTCGGGAACTGAATCTTCGGTGATACCTGCCCCTGCGTAAAGTGTTGCCTGTTTGCCTTCGAGTTTCATGCAGCGGATATGTACAAAAATATGACTCGACGGCCCCTCCTGATTCGTATTGATATTGACAGGGCCTAAAAAACCACTATAAAATTCGCGGTTATGGGCTTCATGTTGCTGGATAAACCGGAACGCTACATCGCGGGGAGTGCCGCAAACGGCTGACGTTGGGTGCAACAACCGAAGCATGACGGTTCCTAACTGGGGATACCGCACTGCCTGCGTATCGACGGTAAACGAGGTGCCCAGGTGCATCAGATTCCCGGCTATAACACTCTTTGGCCCTTCTTCAATATATTCCCGCAGACGGATCTTCTTGAAACATTCGATGATGTAGCGGCATACAATCGCCTGTTCTTCAATCTCTTTTTGTGACCACATAGCCTCGGCTGGACGCTTAGCAGTGCCATCTGGATTGAAGGCCGATTGGGTACCGGCTAAGGCGGCTGTCTGGAAAATACCATCGGCATTTTGGCTGACCAGTCGTTCGGGAGTAGCGCTGATCCAGATTTGCCCTTTCTCTGGTATCGAAACCGCTGATACAAAGGCATTCGGGTATTTTTCGCAAAGTTTATCGAACAACGCTACCGCATTGGGAGCCTCAGCGAACAGTACCTGTTTTGTGCGTGATAAAACCACTTTGCGGAATTCGCCCCGTTGCATCGCTTCAACCGCTTCTGCTACATTCTGAACATATTGTTCCTGTGCATGCGGCTCGTTAAGGGCTACCGGGTTACTCAATATGGGTTGGTCGCCTGTAGCGATGGCTTTTCGGACCGCCTGCCAGAACGGCTCAGCTTTCGCTGACGAGTTATCTGAATGAGTGGGCTGATTGGCAAGGGAAGAATTGCCCGAAAATGTTGCCTGAATATCGGCCCGCAAAAAGAGCGTTTGCGGAACGTAGTCGGTCGTATCTAAATGTTCATCCGGCTGTGCTTCAACATGCATACTCCGGGCGAGGTTGTCGAAAGGGCTGATTACAAAACCAGCGGGCAACTCTTCCAGATCGGCCGACACCCGTGGTAGTACATCATCGAACGATACAATCAGGTGTTTATCCTGCTGATTCGGTAATCGCCAGAGAGCAGCCGGAAAGCCTACCGAGAGTGCCGCTTCCCAATAATCAATAGCACTAGGAGCCGGTACAAACAGGCGACGTTTGGTAGTTGGAGTACTCGAAACGAATTTACTTACAGACTCAGGTTGCATAATAGATAGCCAGCCAATTGGGGGTCGGCTACAACGATAACATATTTTACGGTGAATTTGTGCTGCATTTTCTACGAACTTTGCGGTTGGATTATCAGTCCGGCCAACGCTTATGATTCGTATCTTTCAACAGGACGAAACCGCCGTCCGCAAAATTCGGGACATTGATTCCTTCTCCGACACCGAACGAACCCTATGGGTCGATCTGCAGAATCCAACCCCAGCCGAAATAAAGAGTGTCGAAGAAAAATTCGATGTCGATTTTCTGAGTCAGCAGGAGCAGTTGGAAATTGAAAGTAGTTCGCGGTACATCGAAGAAGATGATTTCATGATTGCCAACTCCAACTTTCTTATTCCTGATAAGGAACAACGGTATGTGAATGTGCCGGTGAGTTTTATCCTGAAAGATGACACGTTGTTCACCTACCGTAATGCTGATCTGAAATCGTTTGCCGATACGGTAAAGCGGATTAAGTCGCGCCGGGCAGTTTTCAGCGATGGGGCCCAGATCATGATTTCCATCTTTGAGTCACGGATCGATTACGATGCTGATTTGATCGAGTTAGTATCGAACGAAATCAAAGCCATCAACCGGATGCTCGATCTGGATGCCAATCTGGACCGCGAGATGCTCCTGAATATCAACGATTATCAGGAGCTAACCATGTTGATTCGGGAAAATGTGGTTGATAAACAGCGAGTTATTTCATCCATGATTCGCTCTGATGGCTGGTTCAATGAACTGGAGCAGCAACGGTTACGAACCCTCATCAAGGATATTAACTCGCTGATCGAACACACAAATTTCATTTTCGAGCGACTGGAGTTCCTGCAAAATACCTACCTCGGTCTGATTGACCTGGAGCAGAACCGGGTCGTCAAAATCTTTACCGTTGTGTCGCTGGTCTTTCTGCCGCCAACCTTGCTGGCCAGCATCTGGGGTATGAACTTCGATGAGATGCCCGAAGTTCACTGGAAATATGGGTATGTATTTGCGCTGGCTATGATGGTGCTTTCGTCGGCCCTGACCGTTTGGATATTCCGTCGGAAAAACTGGTTGTGAAGCCTGACGGGCCTGTACGATGTAGGCTATCAAAATTATAGATGAAAAGGGGGATGTCAGCGAGTTACCTTTTTAAGGGGTTAGCGTCTGATTGTCAAACAAATTCCCCTTCACTATGGAACAGGCGCAAACCCGACTGGAACTTTTTTACACGCAGGTAGTCACCTTTGTTACGCTTTATGGTGGCCGTGTGCTGCTGGCGATCCTGACACTTATCGTTGGCCTTTGGGCTATAGGCTGGATTACCCGAATTCTGGCTACTACTATGACCAAACGGCATGTCGATCGGGATGTACAACCCTTTCTGCTATCGTTGGTCAATGGTTTGTTGAGGGTCTTATTACTCCTTAGTATTGCCAGCACGCTGGGTGTTCAGACGACCTCGTTCGTGGCTATCATTGGAGCGGCTGGTCTGGCCGTAGGACTAGCCTTACAGGGTAGTTTATCCAATTTTGCCGGGGGCGTATTAATCTTAATTTTTAAGCCGTTTCGGGTAGGCGACCTGATTACGGCACAAGGTTTTACGGGAAATGTTGAAGCGATCCGAATTTTCGATACAACGCTGGTAACCCTGGATAACAAAACGATCATTCTGCCCAACGGATCATTGTCGACTGCTGCTATTACGAATATCAGCACAAAGGGAGTTATTCGTGTTGATCAGGTGTATACGGTAGGCAGTCAAAATGATCTGGACGCTACCAAGGTGTCGATTCAGAAAGTCATTGCAGCCTGCCCATATGCGCTTCAGGATCGGGAGCATGATGTGCTGATTGCAAAACTGGGGGCTAACTCACGTGACTACGATGTGCGTGTGTGGACCAAGAGCGACACCTATTGGGATACGTACTATTACATGCTCGAGCATATTGCCCGGCAGTTTGGTAAAGACGGTATCGAAGCTCCCAAGCCGAAAATGTTTATTACAAACGAAGAATAGCCATTCGTTCGGAACCTAACAAAAACGCCCACCTGGACTTTGGTTGTTCAGGTGGGCGTTTTTATACCAGTTTTTTTGCTGATTCGTTAAACGTTTTTACGGCAAATGAGTCTAACTCATGATGAGTGTCAGTACTCACCGCTTACGAATGAATCGCCATGAACATGCTAAACACAATAAAACGGCTCGCACTGATGACTTTACTGGCATTGAGTCCATCGTTGGTGCAGGAAGCCGCTGCTCAACCCGGTGTTACGGTGCCTGTTGAGTCGTTTTATAACGAACTGTCTCCATATGGGCAATGGATGCAGTACCCTGGCTACGGAAATGTGTGGCTACCCAATGCCGGACCTAATTTTCAGCCGTATGCCAGTGCAGGTCACTGGGTCATGACCGAATATGGCAATACCTGGGTATCCGATTATGCCTGGGGCTGGGCGCCGTTTCACTATGGTCGCTGGATTTACGACCCTGCCTACGGTGGGTGGCTTTGGGTGCCAGGTAGCGACTGGGCTCCTGCGTGGGTATCATGGCGGTCGGGTGGAGGGTATTATGGATGGGCACCACTGGCACCTGGCTGGGATATTAATGTCAACATCAATATCCCTTCGTTTTACTGGAATTTTGTCCCCCAGATTTACATAACCAGCCCGAATCTGTATAGCTATTGTGTGCCACGCCCACGCGTAGTGAATGTCTATCAGCAAACAACGATTATCAATAACTATTATCGGGGCGGTGGACGAGCGTATGCCTATGGGCCGCCGAGAACTGATATTGAACGGGCAACCCGTCAAAACGTTCCGGTGTATCGTGTCGAACATATGGATCGGCCTGGTCGGTCGGTAGTTGGCAACGGATCCGTCGGTTTTTATCGTCCTGGTTCTGCAATTGCCCATAATCCCGGTCGTGATAATAATGATCGCTTCAATAACGCACCCCGTCGGGATTATGATGGTGGTAACGCGACCTATAATCGGGGCGGACGGTATAATGGTGACTTTAACAACAATCGCCCGAATTACGATAGTCGCCCAGGCTATGATAATCGCCCGAACTACGATGGGGGCAGCAACGTGCCCAGCCGTGAGTACAATGGGGGCATGAGTCGGGGCAATGGATTCCCAATGGAGCGCAATGGTGGGGGTAATAGTGGCGGTTTTAATAACGCACCATCGCCTAATGCTGGTAATAGTACAATGCCTTCGCCAGTACCAGCCCCAAGCCGTGGGAATTATTCACCCGGTAACGCGTCACAGGGCGACAATGGTTTTCAAAATGGCGGACGAATGGGAGGGAATGAGCCAAGAAACTTCCCGCAGGGTGGTTTTCAGCAACAACCGAATCGGTCGTTTGACCGGGTTGAGCGGCAGCCACAAATGAATAGCCAACCTATGCAGGGCGGTCAAAGTGGCGGTGGTTTCCAGCGGATGCAGGAAAGCCGACCTCAGTCGTTACCTCAGCATAACCCGGGACAGCCGCAACAGGGCGGGGGTGGTTTTGGCGAGCGCCATCAGCGAGGCCCCCGATAAGTTACGTGAATCAATCGTTTCAGAAAACGCCATATGCCTACAGGGTATGTGGCGTTTTCGTTATCACCTGACCATCCTTGACTATTTTTGCTCCCTATGCGCTATTTTATTGAATTGTCGTATCGGGGAACGGCTTACTGCGGCTGGCAATCACAGACGGTCGGTGTTAGTATTCAGGTTACGCTGGAAGCTGCGCTCAGCCAACGTCTGGGTCAACGCGTTTATGTAGTGGGCAGCGGGCGCACAGATGCGGGAGTACATGCCCGGCAGCAATTTGCCCATTTTGATACCGATGAGCAGCTTAGTTTATCGGAAGCATTTATCTATTCGTTGAATTGCCTTCTGCCGGAGGATATTGCCATTCGGGCTATCTTTCCGGTTCGGAAAACAGATCATGCACGATTTTCGGCCACTTTCAGATATTACCAGTATCACATTACCCGGCAAAAGGACGTCTTTGTGTATGGACTGACGTATCATTTCCGGCCACTACTCAACGAGAAATTAATGAACGAAGCCTGCCAGTGTATGCTGAATTACACAAATTTTCAAAGTTTCAGTAAGGCGCGGGCCAATGTCAATCATTTTCATTGCCGTCTCGATTTTGCCTATTGGGAGCGCATAAACGAGGATTGCCTGACGTTTCATATTCGGGCCGACCGCTTCCTGTGGGGCATGGTACGTACAATTGTCGGCACGATGCTTGAGATAGGACAGGAGCGGATGGATATCCATCAGTTTGAGCAGATTATACAGGCGAAAGACCGGAATGAGGCTGGAAGAGCTGTTCCGGCAAATGGCTTATATCTGGTTGAGGTGGGCTACCCAGAAGAGGTGATAATGAGCAGGAATAGTGGGCCAAGGCCATAGGCTAATTGGCACTACTGATCGCCTTCCCTCTGTGCTTCACTTAAATTTTCTTAAATTCGACCGCTTAGCAGTTGAATCCATTATTTTTGTCACATAACACGAACCCCTGAATGGCTCGTATAAAAAAGAAAGTTGGTGCCTATCCCAGCGGTATGATTTTGTTTAGTCTGACGCTGGCGTTGTTTTTAATTGGTTTTTGCGGTTTACTGGCTATTCAGTCGAAAAAACTGGTTACCTATATTCGTGAAAATTACGAAATCCGGGCGTTTCTGGATAAAGACCTGGACGAGAAAAAAATAGAAAAACTTTTTCAGACCATTGCCGAACGCCCTTACGTTTTGAGAACAGATGGAAAGCCGCAGGTAGTTCTGGTAACGAAAGACGAAGCGGCCAAAGCATTTATTGCCGAAACCAAAGAGGATTTTTCGAAGTTTTTAGGAGAAAACCCCTTACATGACAGCTACCGCATCAAACTCAACGAAGGGTATTTTGAAGAAGCGAAATTGCAGCAGGTAAAGCAGGATTTAGAGCAGATCGATGGGGTATTTGAAGTAGTTTATCAGGAGAATCTGGTCGATAACATCAACCGGAATATCACCAAGATTTACGCCGTCATGTCGGCATTTGCCGTGATTTTGTTAGTGATCATTGTGGTGCTGATGAATAATACGATCCGGCTGGCGCTTCATTCACAGCGTATGCTCATCCGGAGTATGCAACTGGTAGGAGCGACGAATGGATTTATTACCCGACCCTTTTTGGGCCGGGGTATGTGGCAGGGATTTCTGGCTGGATTGATTGCGGTCGCCCTGTTGTTGATTTGTTTACAGATTGCCATCCATAACCTACCCGAAGTGGGGATGTTTCAGGATACTGAAAAGACCATTTTTCTGATGGCGGGTGTGGTTGGATTAGGTATATTGATTGGCTTTTTGAGTACGTTTCAGGCCGTAAATCGTTACCTCGGCTTAACACTGGATGAGCTTTACTAAGTAGTGAATAGTTTAAACGGAATAATGCGTAAAGAGTAATGGACAGCTGAGGGTTTGTTCAGTCATTTTTACTCGCTAATGTTCATTCTCCATTAAATAGACGAAACGATGGCAAAAGATAAGCAGACTGGCTCAGCTACGCTCTCTCGCGAAGAACCAGCAAAAAAAACGACAGTCACGCCGACGACTGCTCCAAAAAGTACGCCTATTCGGCCCGTAAGTAGCGAACCGTTGCGACCATCGGCAGCTGCGGCACTTCCGTTCGGGAAACAGAACTACCTATTCATGCTAATTGGAATAGGGGTTATTCTGGCCGGGTTTTTCATTATGAGCCTCGATAAGGAAGAGTTTGGTTTTGGCTTTTTAGGACTGACCCTCGGCCCGATTGTGGTAATGAGCGGTTTTGTTCTGGAATTCGTTGCCATCCTGACCCGACCCAAGGCGTAGCGGAAAGTTATAAAGTTGAAGTGCTATAAAGTTATAGCGTTGTAAAGTAGTTTTGCCGAAACGATTTTCTGACGGTAACTCGACAATTTTACAACGCTATACCTTTTTTATACTAGTTAATGGAGCTGATTCACGCAATTGTACTGGCGATTATTGAGGGCTTAACCGAGTTTCTGCCCGTCTCCTCAACCGGGCACATGATTATCTACTCATCGCTGGCTGGCATTGCCAGTGATGAATTTACCAAACTCTACACGGTCGATATTCAATTCGGTTGTATTCTGTCGGTACTGGTGTTGTACCATCGTCGTTTTCTGACCGATCCTCGTACGGGTAATTTTACCATACCCAGTTACCTGAAATCATTTCCTCCCCGTTTGCAGCCTCTGCTCGATTTTTATAGTAAAATTCTGATTGCCTTTCTTCCCGCTGCTGTTATCGGCTTTGCACTGAACGACTTCATCGATTCACTGCTGGAGAATGTTACGGTCGTGGCCATCATGTTGCTGGTGGGTGGTATCATCCTGCTGTTCATTGATCGAATTGTGAATCGGGAGCCAAAAGATGGCGACGTTACCGTGCCTGATGCGCTCCGAATCGGCTTTTTTCAGTGTATTGCTATGATTCCGGGGGTTTCGCGGTCGGCGGCAACCATCATCGGTGGTATGTTCCAGGGATTAACTCGGGCTCAGGCGGCCGAATTCTCCTTTTTTTTGGCGGTGCCGACTATGGCTGCGGCTTCGGGTTATAAACTGCTGAAAACCTATAAACTGCTTCAACCCGACGATTATCAAACGCTGCTGATCGGGAATGCCATCGCTTTTGTAGTTGGCATGCTGGCAATTCGGGGCTTCGTTAGTTTCCTGACCCGTTATGGTTTTAAAGTTTTTGGGTACTACCGGATCGTGCTTGGGCTGGTGTTGCTGGGTTTGCTGGCAGCTGGTGTAAAGCTGGATGTTCTCTAAAAAGTAGAGTGCAACAATATACGAGGAACCACAAAGACACGCATTGGGCTTTACTCTGTGTATCTTTGCGGTTTCTCCGTGTATTGCTGTGTCACAACAAACTGAAATAAGCCCTGCTTCTGATCCCGGTCAGGTTATCCTGATCGATAAACCGCTTACGTGGACATCGTTCGATGTCGCCAATAAGTTAAAATACGCCTGTAAATTCAAGAAAATCGGCCATGCCGGTACGCTCGATCCGTTGGCAACTGGCCTGCTCATTCTTTGTACGGGCAAGATGACCAAACAAATTGACCAGTATCAGGCGCAGGAAAAAGAATATACGGGTACGTTAGTGCTCGGTAAAACAACCCCTTCGGTCGACCTGGAAACGGGATTCGATGCTGAATTCAACACAACGGGTATTACAGCCGATCAGATTCAGGCAGCAGCTCAACAGTTGACGGGCGACATCTTGCAGGTGCCCCCCATTTACTCAGCTGTGCGGGTCAATGGAGAACGGCTCTATGAAAAAGCCCGACGTGGCGAAACCGCTGACCGTGTGGAGGGAGGTATTAAGGCTCGGCAGGTGACGGTTTCTGCTTTTGAGGTTGATGCCAGCCGTTTCCCTGAAGTAGATTTTCGCATCGTATGTTCGAAAGGCACCTATATTCGCAGTCTCGTACGCGATTTGGGGATGTTACTCAACAATGGTGCCTATATGAGTAGCCTGCGTCGAACGCGGATTGGTCATTTTCGTATCGAAGAAGCCCATACCATCGACGAGTTTATAAAGATAAGTCGTGAGTCATCAGTTTGAAAAAGTCAGCAATAGTAACGTTGCCGACTTTTTCAAACTGATGACTCACGATTAGCGACTGAACATGATTATTTACAACGGTCTCAACGACATACAACCTTTAGTCAATGCGGTAGTTACCAGCGGTACATTTGATGGGGTTCATTTAGGCCATCAGACGATTCTGGCGCGGCTAACTGAGATAGCCCAAACGAATGGGGGCGAGTCGGTGCTGATTACCTATTGGCCGCATCCGCGAACGGTCGTATCAAACGATAGTCAGAATCTACGATTGCTGACCTCGCTCGACGAAAAAATTGAACTGATCGATCAGGCAGGTGTCGATCATCTGGTGGTTATTCCGTTCACGCGTTCGTTTTCTGAACTGACATCCGAGCAATATATCCGCCAGATTCTGATCGATAAAATTGGTACTAAGAAGCTGGTTATTGGCTACGACCACCGTTTTGGCCGCGATCGCGAAGGCGGGTTTGAATATATTCGTGCTCATCAGAATGAGTATGGATTTGAGGTGGAAGAAATACCCCGTCAGGATGTGGATGCAGTAGGGGTTAGTTCGTCTAAAATTCGGGCGGCCCTGAACGAAGGCAATGTTCACACCGCAAATCGCTTGCTGGGACGTGCTTACAACCTGACAGGTACGATTGTAAAAGGCCGTCAGTTGGGCCGTACGATTGGCTTCCCTACGGCCAACATGCAGGTCGATGATCCAACAAAATTAATTCCTGCCAATGGGGTGTATGCGGTTGAGGTGGCGTACGGTGGACAAACGCTGGGTGGAATGCTTAACATCGGATTCCGCCCGACTGTGGCGGGGACGCACCAAACCATCGAGACGTATATTTTCGATTTTGACAAGGACATCTACGGCGAACACATGACCCTGAAATTTCGGGAGTTTCTGCGCCCGGAGCAAAAATTCGACGGCCTTCCTGCACTCGTAGCTCAATTGAAACGAGACGAGGAAACGGCGCGGGTAGTGCTTAGTCAGAAGTAATTAAAGATGGTCAAGGATTGTCAGGCTACGCTCGCCAATCCCTGGCCAATATGTTTTCCGGCTACATACCCCGTAGTCCAGGCATTTTGAAAGTTGAACCCCCCGGTAATCCCGTCAATATCCAGGACTTCGCCCGCGAAAAATAGACCGGGTTGGGCTTTGCTTTCGAGTGTTTGCGGATTCAGACTGTCAACGGCAATGCCTCCGCAGGTAACGAACTCGTCTTTAAAGGTCGTTTTCCCAACAACCTGAAACTGGCTGTTGGTCAGTCGCTCAATTAATCGATTCAGCAATTTGGCAGGTAAGTCGGCCCAGCGTTGTGCGTCGGTCATGCCTGACTCCGACACAAAAATCTGCCATAACCGATTCGGTAAACCGAACGGATTTTGTGAAGATACCTGTTTCCGTCCATTTTGCTGGCGGAAGTCCTGGAGCAGGTTGCGAAGTTGATGCTCGTTGAGCGTAGGAGTCCAGTTGATTCGAAGGACAAATCGGTAGTCCATAGCGGCCAGTTCACGAGCCGCCCAGGCCGACAGACGCAGAATAGCCGGGCCACTAAACCCCCAATGCGTCAGCAGCAATGGGCCACGTTGTTCCTGTTTGGTTCCTTTTATGGAAACGGCCGCATCAACAACCGATACACCTGCTAAGGGTAATAAATAACTCTCGGGTACATTAAACGTGAACAATGAAGGAACGGGCGATACCAGGGCTTCGGCTTGTTGAGGCAGCCAATGATAAGAGGACGCTTGTGGATAGCCACCAGTAGCAATCAAGACCCGATCGGCCTGAATAACCTCGTCGTTCAGCAGGGTTAGGTGCCAGATTGTTTGTCCATCATCCGTTTTCGTAGGGGTAAGTGTCGATACCCCACAACTGGTCTGCACCTGAATACCCAGTCGACGGGCGGTGCCCATCAGGCAGGTTACGATGGTTTCGGAGGTGTTCGTCGATGGAAACATGCGGCCATCCGCTTCTGTTTTCAACGCAACCCCGTGCGCTTCGAACCAGCGTACGGTGGCCGTAGCATCGAACTGATTCAATAGATTGCGTAATGGTTTCTCACCACGGGGGTAATATTTAACCAGTTTTTTATTGTCGAAACAGGCATGGGTAACATTGCAGCGCCCCCCGCCCGAAATACGGACTTTATTCAAGACCGTTCGGCTCTTCTCTAAAATTGTGATTGTGGCGTCAGGAAAGGTTTCGGCAGCTGTGATGGCCCCGAAAAAACCGGCTGCTCCACCACCAATGACAATAATGCGTAAAGATGACATGGAGGGGTAACAGTCATTTTGAATTTCATGTTCCGGGAGATAAGTGAATAGATCAGATCGACGGCGGCAGTACCTCTTTTGTAACGACCAGCCTATAACATCAAACAAAAACTTAACTTTGGCCTATGCATCTGAAACCTCGCTTTTCACCAAAAAATACAACCCGCCGGGGCTTCCGTCTACGGGGAAATACACTCGTAACGCTGTTTATCTTTTTCCTGATCGGGTTATTTCTGCATTACGGCGGCAAAACGAAGCCAGTAGTTGCCTTTTGGAACGATGTTCGGGAGATCATTGGCCTGGGCCGTTCCCGACCAGACCGGGAGCGAGATAACCCATACAAAGCGCCCGAACCTGACCAATCGTCGGATGTGGCTACCGACAATCGAAACAAATCACGGTCGGATGAAAGCGAGGCTTCCGATGGCGATCGAAATTCGCCATCGGAAGCTTCCTCGGGTAATCAACGGTTCGATTTCGAAAAACAGGCCGATTTCCTGCTGCCCCAGTCCAAATGGAATGGCGATTTGATCCGCCACGAAGGCTATACCCTTAGCTATCGCGATCAATATAAAGACGCCGAATGGGTGGCTTATCCCTTGCTTTCGTATGAAACCCGAGGAGATGCCGATCGTAAAAACGAACAGTTCAAACCGGACCCATCTGTCGAAAATGGAACAGCCTTACCATCCGACTATACCCGATCAGGTTACGACCGGGGCCACCTGGCCCCGGCTGGCGATTTTAAATTTTCGCAGCGAATCATGCGCGAAACGTTTTTTATGAGCAACATCACCCCACAGGCCCCGGATTTTAACCGGGGTATCTGGAGTGATCTGGAAAGTCTGGTGCGTACCTGGGCCCGTCGGGATAATGGCTTGTATGTCATTACAGGACCCGTACTGAAACCTGGTTTGCCTACCATCGGAAAAAGTACGGAGGTGAGTGTACCCCAAAAATTTTACAAAGTCATCCTGTATTGCAATAAGCCTGAAATCCGGATGATTGGCTTCCTGCTCGACAACGAAGGCTCAACGGAATCGCTGAAATCATTCGTGGTACCGGTTGATTTAATCGAGCAGCTAACGGGCATTGATTTCTTTCCCAAAATCCCCGACGACCTGGAACGTAAACTGGAAAGCAAAAGCCGTGAAGAAATGGTGGATGAGTGGTTTAGCAATTGAACCAGGCTACTGATTCGGATTGATGAGCATGGGGGTTTTGCCGTCGGTAACGATGATTTTGGCATTGGGCGAAGTGGCTAGCTGCCGGAAGGCTTCGATGGTTTTATATTCGATAATCTGCTTGTTGAGGGCTTCCGAAATAATTTTTTGGGAATCCGCGATGCCTTTGGCTTCAATCACTTTCCGATCGGCTTCTTTGTGCTCTTTTTGCAGAATAAACTCCATCTGCTGAGCCTGTTGT
This window of the Spirosoma aerolatum genome carries:
- a CDS encoding DUF6600 domain-containing protein, producing MLNTIKRLALMTLLALSPSLVQEAAAQPGVTVPVESFYNELSPYGQWMQYPGYGNVWLPNAGPNFQPYASAGHWVMTEYGNTWVSDYAWGWAPFHYGRWIYDPAYGGWLWVPGSDWAPAWVSWRSGGGYYGWAPLAPGWDINVNINIPSFYWNFVPQIYITSPNLYSYCVPRPRVVNVYQQTTIINNYYRGGGRAYAYGPPRTDIERATRQNVPVYRVEHMDRPGRSVVGNGSVGFYRPGSAIAHNPGRDNNDRFNNAPRRDYDGGNATYNRGGRYNGDFNNNRPNYDSRPGYDNRPNYDGGSNVPSREYNGGMSRGNGFPMERNGGGNSGGFNNAPSPNAGNSTMPSPVPAPSRGNYSPGNASQGDNGFQNGGRMGGNEPRNFPQGGFQQQPNRSFDRVERQPQMNSQPMQGGQSGGGFQRMQESRPQSLPQHNPGQPQQGGGGFGERHQRGPR
- the truA gene encoding tRNA pseudouridine(38-40) synthase TruA, which encodes MRYFIELSYRGTAYCGWQSQTVGVSIQVTLEAALSQRLGQRVYVVGSGRTDAGVHARQQFAHFDTDEQLSLSEAFIYSLNCLLPEDIAIRAIFPVRKTDHARFSATFRYYQYHITRQKDVFVYGLTYHFRPLLNEKLMNEACQCMLNYTNFQSFSKARANVNHFHCRLDFAYWERINEDCLTFHIRADRFLWGMVRTIVGTMLEIGQERMDIHQFEQIIQAKDRNEAGRAVPANGLYLVEVGYPEEVIMSRNSGPRP
- a CDS encoding cell division protein FtsX; translation: MARIKKKVGAYPSGMILFSLTLALFLIGFCGLLAIQSKKLVTYIRENYEIRAFLDKDLDEKKIEKLFQTIAERPYVLRTDGKPQVVLVTKDEAAKAFIAETKEDFSKFLGENPLHDSYRIKLNEGYFEEAKLQQVKQDLEQIDGVFEVVYQENLVDNINRNITKIYAVMSAFAVILLVIIVVLMNNTIRLALHSQRMLIRSMQLVGATNGFITRPFLGRGMWQGFLAGLIAVALLLICLQIAIHNLPEVGMFQDTEKTIFLMAGVVGLGILIGFLSTFQAVNRYLGLTLDELY
- a CDS encoding DUF3098 domain-containing protein, producing MAKDKQTGSATLSREEPAKKTTVTPTTAPKSTPIRPVSSEPLRPSAAAALPFGKQNYLFMLIGIGVILAGFFIMSLDKEEFGFGFLGLTLGPIVVMSGFVLEFVAILTRPKA
- a CDS encoding undecaprenyl-diphosphate phosphatase, with product MELIHAIVLAIIEGLTEFLPVSSTGHMIIYSSLAGIASDEFTKLYTVDIQFGCILSVLVLYHRRFLTDPRTGNFTIPSYLKSFPPRLQPLLDFYSKILIAFLPAAVIGFALNDFIDSLLENVTVVAIMLLVGGIILLFIDRIVNREPKDGDVTVPDALRIGFFQCIAMIPGVSRSAATIIGGMFQGLTRAQAAEFSFFLAVPTMAAASGYKLLKTYKLLQPDDYQTLLIGNAIAFVVGMLAIRGFVSFLTRYGFKVFGYYRIVLGLVLLGLLAAGVKLDVL
- the truB gene encoding tRNA pseudouridine(55) synthase TruB, with amino-acid sequence MSQQTEISPASDPGQVILIDKPLTWTSFDVANKLKYACKFKKIGHAGTLDPLATGLLILCTGKMTKQIDQYQAQEKEYTGTLVLGKTTPSVDLETGFDAEFNTTGITADQIQAAAQQLTGDILQVPPIYSAVRVNGERLYEKARRGETADRVEGGIKARQVTVSAFEVDASRFPEVDFRIVCSKGTYIRSLVRDLGMLLNNGAYMSSLRRTRIGHFRIEEAHTIDEFIKISRESSV